A genomic segment from Herpetosiphonaceae bacterium encodes:
- a CDS encoding ABC transporter permease: protein MAKANPVIEPGAVPNAQATWSLGASTLGPPRTLWGDAWRRFRRHKLAMVGAAMLIFFVLATLLGPLVYRVDRDAMDVQAMMTGSTLVHPMGTDDLGRDLLSRAIFGGRVSIAVGLTAMLISILVGTLVGASAGFLGGIVDQLLMRFTDMFLALPQLPLLLLTIFLFRDPLRKNFGPEVGIFVLIVTVIGLLNWMPTARIVRASFLSLKQKEFVEAANCIGVSRIAIMFRHILPNAMGPIIVSATLGVGAAIITESVLSFLGLGFPPDTPTWGRLLFDGQNYLEIAPHMVLWPGLLIFLTVLSINYMGDGLRDALDPRSRL, encoded by the coding sequence ATGGCTAAAGCAAATCCGGTCATTGAGCCAGGCGCGGTACCGAATGCTCAGGCGACGTGGTCGCTTGGGGCAAGCACGCTCGGCCCGCCGCGCACACTGTGGGGTGATGCGTGGCGGCGCTTTCGGCGGCACAAGCTGGCGATGGTCGGCGCGGCGATGCTGATCTTTTTTGTACTGGCGACGCTCCTGGGGCCGCTGGTGTACCGTGTCGATCGCGACGCGATGGATGTGCAGGCGATGATGACCGGCTCCACGCTGGTGCATCCGATGGGCACCGACGACTTAGGCCGCGATCTGCTGTCGCGCGCGATCTTCGGCGGTCGCGTCTCGATTGCGGTCGGCCTGACGGCGATGCTGATCTCGATCCTGGTCGGTACGCTCGTGGGCGCGAGTGCGGGCTTCCTCGGCGGGATCGTCGATCAGCTTTTGATGCGCTTCACCGATATGTTTCTGGCGCTGCCGCAGCTTCCGCTCCTGCTGCTGACGATATTTCTGTTCCGCGATCCGCTGCGCAAGAACTTCGGGCCTGAGGTGGGCATTTTTGTGCTGATCGTCACGGTGATCGGGCTGCTGAACTGGATGCCGACCGCGCGGATCGTGCGCGCCTCGTTTCTATCGCTCAAGCAAAAAGAGTTCGTCGAGGCCGCCAACTGCATCGGCGTCTCGCGGATCGCGATCATGTTCCGGCATATTCTGCCCAACGCGATGGGTCCGATCATCGTGTCGGCGACGCTGGGCGTGGGCGCGGCGATCATCACCGAGTCGGTGCTGTCGTTCCTGGGCCTGGGCTTTCCGCCCGACACGCCCACCTGGGGCCGCCTGCTCTTCGACGGGCAAAATTACCTGGAGATCGCGCCGCACATGGTGCTGTGGCCGGGCCTGCTGATCTTTTTGACCGTGCTCAGCATCAACTACATGGGCGACGGCCTGCGCGACGCGCTCGATCCGCGCTCGCGGCTGTAA
- a CDS encoding ABC transporter permease yields the protein MGSYVARRLLIAIPTLLVISFVIFAILALAPGDPLAQFAANPNVPAEVRARIRESFGLNQPWPIRYVKWMTSVVTEGNFGYSFASRVPVTNLIWQRIPQTLWVVGVAYVVAVLIAIPVGILSAVKQYSIFDQITTTLAFMGFSVPTFFTGLLLILTFSVKLNWFPLVYDTNLRVTDLASFSRQIRQMAMPVTVLALFEAATITRFMRASMLDNLPLDYTRTARAKGLSEQKVIIRHVLANSLIPVVTLIALGIPTIFAGAIVTEQIFRVNGLGELLVRSIQNSDTPVVMALTFIFAVLVVFFNLVADVLYGILDPRIRYS from the coding sequence ATGGGCTCGTATGTTGCGCGACGCTTACTGATTGCCATTCCCACGCTGCTGGTAATCAGCTTTGTGATTTTTGCTATTCTCGCGCTCGCTCCCGGCGATCCGCTGGCACAGTTTGCCGCCAATCCCAACGTGCCTGCCGAAGTTCGTGCCCGGATTCGTGAATCGTTCGGCCTGAACCAGCCGTGGCCGATCCGCTACGTCAAGTGGATGACATCGGTGGTGACAGAAGGCAACTTCGGCTATTCGTTCGCCAGCCGCGTACCTGTCACCAATCTGATCTGGCAGCGTATTCCCCAGACGCTCTGGGTCGTGGGCGTGGCCTACGTCGTCGCGGTGCTGATTGCAATCCCGGTAGGCATTCTCTCGGCGGTCAAACAGTATTCAATCTTCGACCAGATCACGACGACTCTGGCGTTCATGGGCTTTTCGGTTCCAACCTTTTTTACCGGCCTGTTACTTATTCTGACTTTTAGTGTAAAATTGAACTGGTTTCCGCTGGTGTACGACACGAATTTGCGGGTGACGGATCTCGCATCGTTTTCGAGACAGATCAGGCAAATGGCAATGCCGGTCACGGTGCTGGCGCTCTTCGAGGCGGCGACGATCACGCGCTTTATGCGGGCGTCGATGCTCGACAATCTGCCCCTGGACTACACCCGCACGGCGCGCGCCAAGGGCCTGAGCGAGCAAAAGGTGATCATCCGCCATGTGCTCGCCAATAGCTTAATTCCGGTCGTCACGTTGATCGCGCTTGGTATTCCGACGATCTTTGCGGGCGCGATCGTCACGGAGCAGATCTTCCGGGTCAATGGCCTGGGCGAGCTGCTGGTACGCTCGATCCAAAATTCGGATACACCGGTGGTGATGGCGCTCACCTTTATTTTTGCGGTGCTGGTGGTCTTTTTTAATCTGGTGGCCGATGTGCTCTACGGTATTCTCGATCCACGTATTCGCTACAGCTAG
- a CDS encoding peptide ABC transporter substrate-binding protein has translation MNTLHVRVRWSLVLLAALILPILAACGGAPQSGGTTASPSPSAPAASAAPESPPASPSAAPSASAEPSPSEAASPSAAPAAGGRGAGETLRLLWWQAPTILNFHLGQGTKDSDASRLILEPLAAIGPDGTPVPVLAEEIPTVDNGGIAQDLTTVTWKLKKGVKWSDGTDFTADDVAFTYSYCADEKTACTTSTAFQGVKSVEAVDPSTVKITWEAPNPNPYQMFVSTTGQIIQKKQFENCVGEKASTDSACQQANNAPIGTGPYKLREFKPGDAVSYDINENYRDADKPFFKSVEMKGGGDATSAARAVFQTGDTDYAWNLQVEAPVLDQLLSGGKGDFLTIPGSSVERIAINRTNPDPALGDKRSEPDQPHPFLSDLKVRQALGMAIDRKAVAALYPPGAGPTCEIITTAPYVDPSQLYGGIHKCEPDIEGAKKLLDEAGWTVGADGIREKGGVKMSVLYQTTVNPLRQKEQALVKAAWEQLGVAVELKSVDAGVFFSTDAGNPDTFGHFYADVQMYTNNYEQPDPTNYLCGWTTAQIAQRSNQWQLNNNERYSNPDYDKLCEQLRTETDEAKRKEIVLQMNDIIVEDVVVIPLVARPQVASGKSKNLQGVELTPWDSEVWNIADWTMSQ, from the coding sequence GTGAATACTTTGCATGTTCGCGTTCGCTGGTCACTCGTGCTGCTGGCCGCGTTGATCCTGCCGATCCTTGCCGCGTGTGGCGGCGCTCCCCAGTCCGGCGGTACCACAGCCAGCCCCAGCCCCAGCGCGCCAGCCGCGTCCGCAGCGCCTGAGTCGCCGCCCGCTTCTCCGTCTGCGGCTCCCTCTGCCAGTGCAGAACCATCTCCTTCCGAGGCGGCTTCGCCGTCAGCCGCCCCTGCCGCCGGTGGACGCGGCGCGGGTGAGACGCTGCGCCTGCTATGGTGGCAAGCGCCGACGATCCTCAACTTCCACCTGGGCCAGGGCACCAAGGACTCCGACGCATCGCGGCTGATCCTTGAGCCGCTGGCGGCGATCGGTCCCGATGGCACGCCCGTGCCGGTGCTGGCGGAAGAGATCCCGACCGTCGACAACGGCGGCATTGCCCAGGACCTTACCACCGTTACGTGGAAGCTCAAAAAGGGCGTGAAGTGGTCGGACGGCACCGATTTCACCGCCGACGACGTGGCCTTCACCTATTCCTACTGCGCCGACGAGAAGACCGCCTGCACCACCAGCACGGCCTTCCAGGGCGTTAAGTCGGTCGAGGCAGTTGATCCCAGCACCGTCAAGATTACCTGGGAAGCTCCGAATCCGAACCCGTACCAGATGTTCGTCAGCACTACCGGTCAGATCATCCAGAAGAAGCAGTTCGAGAACTGCGTCGGCGAGAAGGCATCGACCGACAGCGCATGCCAGCAGGCCAACAACGCGCCGATCGGCACCGGCCCGTATAAGCTGCGCGAGTTCAAGCCCGGCGATGCCGTGTCGTACGACATCAACGAGAACTATCGCGATGCCGACAAGCCGTTCTTCAAATCGGTCGAGATGAAGGGCGGCGGCGACGCCACCTCGGCTGCGCGCGCGGTCTTCCAGACCGGCGATACCGACTACGCCTGGAACTTGCAGGTGGAAGCGCCCGTGCTCGACCAGTTGCTTTCCGGCGGCAAGGGCGACTTCTTGACGATCCCCGGCTCCAGCGTCGAGCGTATCGCGATCAACCGCACGAACCCCGATCCGGCGCTGGGCGACAAGCGCTCCGAGCCCGATCAGCCGCATCCGTTCCTGTCCGACCTCAAGGTTCGCCAGGCGCTCGGCATGGCGATCGACCGCAAGGCGGTTGCCGCGCTCTACCCGCCAGGCGCAGGCCCGACCTGTGAGATCATCACCACCGCGCCCTACGTCGATCCGAGCCAGCTCTACGGCGGTATTCACAAGTGCGAGCCGGACATCGAGGGCGCGAAGAAGCTGCTCGACGAGGCTGGCTGGACTGTCGGCGCGGATGGCATCCGCGAGAAGGGCGGCGTCAAGATGAGCGTGCTCTACCAGACGACCGTCAACCCGCTGCGCCAGAAGGAGCAGGCGCTGGTCAAGGCCGCCTGGGAGCAGCTTGGCGTTGCGGTCGAGCTGAAGAGCGTCGATGCCGGCGTCTTCTTCTCCACCGACGCGGGCAACCCCGACACGTTCGGCCACTTCTACGCCGACGTGCAGATGTACACCAATAACTACGAGCAGCCCGATCCGACCAACTACCTCTGCGGCTGGACCACCGCGCAGATCGCGCAGCGCAGCAACCAGTGGCAGCTCAACAACAACGAGCGCTACTCCAACCCCGACTACGATAAGCTGTGCGAGCAGCTGCGCACTGAAACCGACGAGGCCAAGCGCAAAGAGATCGTGCTCCAGATGAACGACATCATCGTCGAAGACGTGGTCGTGATTCCGCTCGTGGCGCGTCCGCAGGTTGCTTCGGGCAAGTCGAAGAACCTCCAGGGCGTCGAGCTGACGCCGTGGGACTCGGAAGTTTGGAACATCGCCGACTGGACGATGTCGCAGTAG